The proteins below come from a single Epinephelus moara isolate mb chromosome 19, YSFRI_EMoa_1.0, whole genome shotgun sequence genomic window:
- the erlec1 gene encoding endoplasmic reticulum lectin 1, translated as MTAGLLVVMVGGLLEVCSGVSANRGGYPSFTDEIPFKINWPGAEVTLPTSGVLYKEDDFVIMTTAEKEKYKCLLPSLTSGDEDDDKDYSGPTPAELLDPLFKRSSCSYRIESYWTYEVCHGKHIRQYHEEKETGQKINVQEYFLGNMAQKSQSTETDKVEETEKVKSTAETEVPTKNIEGQLTPYFSLEMGNGTPCVLKQNEARSTSVLYVCHPEAKHEILSVAEVTTCEYEVVVLTPLLCAHPKYRFKSSPVNAIFCQALAGSPLRPRRLAQLDKEQEEQLKPPFSATTETREEDTSPVREEAFSSTHKPMTVGGQSQVTVGTTHISRLTDDQLIKEFLSGSYCLHGGVGWWKYEFCYGKHVHQYHEDKEQGKNIVVVGNWNALEHTEWAKKNVARSYQLKDDGVQKVKLVSHFYGHGDVCDLTGKPRQVIVKLKCKESESPHAVTVYMLEPQTCQYILGVESPVICRILDTADEYGLLSISS; from the exons ATGACGGCTGGGCTGCTGGTGGTGATGGTCGGAGGGCTGCTGGAGGTCTGCAGCGGCGTCTCAGCAAACAGAGGAGGGTACCCGTCCTTTACAGATGAAATCCCTTTTAAAATCAACTGGCCAGGCGCTGAAGTCACGCTG CCAACGTCAGGTGTACTGTACAAGGAAGATGACTTTGTCATTATGACAACAGCAGAGAAGGAGAAGTATAAATGTCTCCTGCCTTCTCTGACATCTGGAGATGAG GATGACGATAAAGATTACAGTGGGCCCACTCCGGCTGAACTGCTGGATCCACTATTCAAACGAAGCAGCTGCTCCTACAGG ATTGAGTCATACTGGACATATGAAGTATGTCATGGAAAGCATATAAGACAGTATCATGAAGAGAAGGAGACTGGCCAG AAGATTAACGTTCAGGAGTACTTCCTGGGTAATATGGCACAGAAGAGCCAGTCAACAGAGACAG ATAAAgttgaagagacagaaaaagttaAATCAACAGCTGAAACTGAA GTGCCCACTAAGAATATAGAAGGCCAGCTGACTCCCTACTTCTCGTTGGAGATGGGTAACGGGACTCCTTGTGTGCTGAAACAGAACGAGGCTCGCTCCACGTCTGTGCTGTACGTCTGCCATCCGGAGGCCAAGCATGAGATCCTGTCGGTCGCTGAGGTCACTACCTGTGAATATGAGGTGGTGGTGTTGACGCCGCTCCTCTGCGCACACCCAAAATACAG GTTCAAGTCCTCCCCAGTGAACGCCATCTTCTGCCAGGCTCTGGCTGGCTCCCCTTTGCGGCCTCGTCGGCTCGCCCAGTTGGATAAGGAGCAAGAGGAGCAGCTTAAACCGCCTTTCAGCGCCACCACCGAGACCAGAGAG GAGGATACATCACCAGTGAGAGAGGAGGCCTTCAGCTCCACTCACAAACCCATGACTGTGGGAGGACAGTCTCAGGTCACTGTCGGCACCACTCACATCTCCCGCTTGACGGATGACCAGCTAATCAAGGAGTTCCTCAGTGGCTCGTACTGTCTGCATGGG ggggTCGGGTGGTGGAAATATGAATTCTGTTATGGAAAGCATGTCCATCAGTACCATGAG GATAAAGAGCAAGGAAAGAACATTGTGGTGGTCGGGAACTGGAACGCCCTGGAGCACACGGAGTGGGCCAAGAAGAACGTTGCCAGATCCTACCAGCTCAAAGATGATGGTGTGCAGAAAGTCAA GTTGGTTTCCCACTTCTATGGCCACGGGGATGTGTGTGATCTGACAGGGAAGCCCAGACAGGTCATTGTCAAGCTCAA atGTAAGGAGTCTGAGTCTCCCCATGCTGTCACTGTCTATATGCTGGAGCCTCAGACTTGTCAGTACATCCTCGGG GTTGAGTCTCCGGTCATATGCAGGATTCTTGACACTGCTGATGAATATGGACTTCTGTCAATCTCCAGCTAA